A window of Triplophysa dalaica isolate WHDGS20190420 chromosome 7, ASM1584641v1, whole genome shotgun sequence contains these coding sequences:
- the mlx gene encoding max-like protein X isoform X1, with amino-acid sequence MTENSASPEDPWLKQTDGTFSDRDFDTNFFAESACKGSVVSRANSIGSTSASSVPNTDDEDSDNRHETPYKESYKDRRRQAHTQAEQKRRDAIKKGYDDLQYIVPTCQQQSEFAVATQKMSKATVLQKTIDYIQFLHKEKKKQEEEVSTLRKEVMALKIMKTNYEHIVKAHQNNPQQGSEQVSDQVKFSVFQSIMDSLFQSFSASVSVSSFQELSACVFSWIEEHCKPKTLREFVVTVLRQVNGQMY; translated from the exons ATGACGGAAAACAGTGCGTCGCCGGAGGATCCGTGGCTTAAA CAGACAGACGGGACTTTCAGCGACCGCGACTTCGACACCA ATTTCTTTGCAGAGAGCGCTTGCAAAGGAAGTGTGGTTTCAAGAGCCAACAGTATTGGATCCACAAGTGCCTCTTCAGTACCAAATACAG ATGATGAAGACAGTGACAACAGACACGAGACTCCCTATAAGGAGTCATACAAAGACCGGAGGAGACAAGCGCACACTCAAGCTGAGCAGAAACGCAGAGATGCCATAAAG AAAGGTTATGATGACCTGCAGTATATAGTGCCTACATGCCAGCAGCAGTCTGAGTTTGCCGTGGCTACACAGAAGATGAGCAAAGCCACGGTCCTGCAGAAAA CCATCGACTATATTCAGTTTCTCcacaaagaaaagaagaagCAGGAAGAGGAAGTTTCCACACTGAGGAAGGAGGTGATGGCGTTGAAGATTATGAAAAC GAACTATGAGCACATTGTGAAGGCGCATCAGAATAACCCTCAGCAGGGCAGCGAGCAGGTTTCCGATCAGGTGAAGTTCAGCGTGTTTCAGAGCATCATGGACTCTTTGTTCCAGTCCTTCAGTGCCTCTGTGTCTGTCAGCAGCTTTCAGGAGCTTTCTGCCTGTGTCTTCAGCTGGATAGAGGAGCACTGCAAGCCAAAG ACGCTTAGGGAGTTTGTGGTGACTGTTTTGCGGCAGGTGAACGGGCAGATGTACTGA
- the mlx gene encoding max-like protein X isoform X2: MTENSASPEDPWLKTDGTFSDRDFDTNFFAESACKGSVVSRANSIGSTSASSVPNTDDEDSDNRHETPYKESYKDRRRQAHTQAEQKRRDAIKKGYDDLQYIVPTCQQQSEFAVATQKMSKATVLQKTIDYIQFLHKEKKKQEEEVSTLRKEVMALKIMKTNYEHIVKAHQNNPQQGSEQVSDQVKFSVFQSIMDSLFQSFSASVSVSSFQELSACVFSWIEEHCKPKTLREFVVTVLRQVNGQMY; this comes from the exons ATGACGGAAAACAGTGCGTCGCCGGAGGATCCGTGGCTTAAA ACAGACGGGACTTTCAGCGACCGCGACTTCGACACCA ATTTCTTTGCAGAGAGCGCTTGCAAAGGAAGTGTGGTTTCAAGAGCCAACAGTATTGGATCCACAAGTGCCTCTTCAGTACCAAATACAG ATGATGAAGACAGTGACAACAGACACGAGACTCCCTATAAGGAGTCATACAAAGACCGGAGGAGACAAGCGCACACTCAAGCTGAGCAGAAACGCAGAGATGCCATAAAG AAAGGTTATGATGACCTGCAGTATATAGTGCCTACATGCCAGCAGCAGTCTGAGTTTGCCGTGGCTACACAGAAGATGAGCAAAGCCACGGTCCTGCAGAAAA CCATCGACTATATTCAGTTTCTCcacaaagaaaagaagaagCAGGAAGAGGAAGTTTCCACACTGAGGAAGGAGGTGATGGCGTTGAAGATTATGAAAAC GAACTATGAGCACATTGTGAAGGCGCATCAGAATAACCCTCAGCAGGGCAGCGAGCAGGTTTCCGATCAGGTGAAGTTCAGCGTGTTTCAGAGCATCATGGACTCTTTGTTCCAGTCCTTCAGTGCCTCTGTGTCTGTCAGCAGCTTTCAGGAGCTTTCTGCCTGTGTCTTCAGCTGGATAGAGGAGCACTGCAAGCCAAAG ACGCTTAGGGAGTTTGTGGTGACTGTTTTGCGGCAGGTGAACGGGCAGATGTACTGA